One stretch of Gambusia affinis linkage group LG05, SWU_Gaff_1.0, whole genome shotgun sequence DNA includes these proteins:
- the psmc4 gene encoding 26S proteasome regulatory subunit 6B: MLTHYVKLENFNMEECVVVEKSPEELPSILSSRPQTGLSFLAPEPEDLEDLYTRYKKLQQELEFLEVQEEYIKDEQKNLKKEFLHAQEEVKRIQSIPLVIGQFLEAVDQNTAIVGSTTGSNYYVRILSTIDRELLKPNASVALHKHSNALVDVLPPEADSSIMMLTSDQKPDVMYADIGGMDIQKQEVREAVELPLTHFELYKQIGIDPPRGVLMYGPPGCGKTMLAKAVAHHTTAAFIRVVGSEFVQKYLGEGPRMVRDVFRLAKENAPAIIFIDEIDAIATKRFDAQTGADREVQRILLELLNQMDGFDQNVNVKVIMATNRADTLDPALLRPGRLDRKIEFPLPDRRQKRLIFSTITSKMNLSEEVDLEDYVARPDKISGADINSICQEAGMLAVRENRYIVLAKDFEKAYKTVIKKDEQEHEFYK, from the exons GAGGAGCTTCCCTCCATCCTGAGCTCCAGGCCCCAGACCGGTCTGTCCTTCCtggctccagaaccagaggaccTGGAGGATCTCTACACCAGATATAAG aagctgcagcaggagctggaGTTCCTGGAGGTGCAGGAGGAGTACATTAAGGATGAGCAGAAGAACCTGAAGAAGGAGTTCCTGCACGcccaggaggaggtgaagaggATCCAGAGCATCCCTCTGGTCATCGGCCAGTTCCTGGAGGCCGTGGACCAGAACACGGCCATCGTTGGCTCCACCACAG GGTCCAACTATTATGTCCGCATCCTGAGCACCATCGACCGAGAGCTGCTGAAGCCCAACGCCTCGGTGGCTCTGCACAAGCACAGCAACGCGCTGGTGGACGTTCTTCCTCCGGAGGCCGACAGCAGCATCATGATGCTGACGTCAG ACCAGAAGCCGGACGTGATGTATGCAGACATCGGGGGCATGGACATCCAGAAGCAGGAGGTCCGGGAGGCTGTGGAGCTGCCACTGACTCACTTTGAGCTCTACAAGCAG ATCGGCATCGACCCCCCCAGAGGCGTCCTGATGTACGGCCCCCCCGGCTGCGGGAAGACCATGCTGGCCAAGGCCGTGGCCCACCACACCACAG CGGCGTTCATCCGCGTGGTGGGGTCGGAGTTCGTCCAGAAGTACCTGGGCGAGGGGCCGCGGATGGTGCGGGACGTCTTCCGGCTGGCCAAGGAGAACGCTCCGGCCATCATCTTCATCGACGAGATCGACGCCATCGCCACGAAGCGCTTCGACGCTCAGACCGGCG CTGACAGGGAGGTGCAGCGGATCCTGCTGGAGCTGCTCAACCAGATGGACGGCTTCGACCAGAACGTCAACGTCAAG GTCATCATGGCCACCAACAGAGCCGACACCCTGGACCCGGCGCTGCTCCGACCGGGCCGTCTGGACCGGAAGATCGAGTTCCCGCTGCCTGACCGCCGGCAGAAACGCCTCATCTTCTCCACCATCACCAGCAAGATGAACCTGTCAGAGGAGGTCGACCTGGAGGACT ATGTGGCTCGACCCGACAAGATCTCTGGAGCGGACATCAACTCCATCTGCCAAGAG gccGGCATGCTGGCCGTGCGGGAGAACAGGTACATCGTCCTCGCCAAAGACTTCGAAAAAGCTTACAAGACGGTGATCAAGAAGGACGAGCAGGAGCACGAGTTCTACAAGTAG